Proteins encoded by one window of Halobacteriovorax sp. GB3:
- a CDS encoding ATP-dependent Clp protease ATP-binding subunit produces the protein MNKFDSIVAGALDLAQAEVLKRKNSELWPEHLLFGLISHPSSYLSRVFKKYKKDITLELDKIPSVTNQMALDQVRASARFSEWLTYASSHAIQSQRDEISEKDLVKFLPQVFKNLDLDYALLSLDSDEEEHEVPSFLVNLNELAMQGKLDPVIGRTKEIRAVMEILGRRSKNNPVLVGPAGVGKTAIVEGLAEAIVKGNVPDVLEGKVVYTLDMGSLMAGTKFRGEFEERLQNLLKFLKAKAQESILFIDEMHQLVGAGKTDGAMDAANLLKPALARGELNCIGATTYDEYQKFILGDSALDRRFRPVPVNEPSKEDSIEILMGLKEKLEIHHGIKIGEDAIYNAVVLSDQYITDKNLPDKAIDLVDEAASALKLSAEAMPSKLVELQSEIRQKKIYAQVGKLKESELKDIEVLEADFNSEKEKWEKEVYALKRVSDVKNQLDKYRFELEQAERKGEFDKAGELKYSVIPELEKELNECSHDWVLNKVNIAQVISRQQGIPVEKILKSKQENILRLGEFLTERVFGQDEALNEIHETLISAHAGLTDPTRPLGSFLLKGPSGVGKTETAKALTQFLFDSEANLLRFDLSEYSQKHDVAKLIGAPAGYIGHDDGGILTEAVRRKPYSVILFDEIEKAHFDFSDILLQILDDGRLTDNKGRTIDFKNTIILLTTNSKNIEHDFKPEVLGRLDAVLDYHELDESIMESLVLKQVKLLNERLSSKEVSIELDECSLKEIALKGHDPRFGARPLQSVFNKLVTRPLSKLILKDELKSGKYTLSWSKKDQSISIR, from the coding sequence ATGAATAAATTTGACTCAATCGTTGCAGGTGCGCTCGATTTAGCGCAAGCAGAGGTACTCAAGAGAAAGAACTCTGAACTATGGCCAGAGCATTTACTCTTTGGGTTAATTTCACACCCTTCTTCGTATCTCTCACGTGTCTTTAAAAAATATAAAAAGGATATCACTTTAGAACTTGATAAAATTCCAAGCGTTACCAATCAAATGGCGCTTGATCAGGTAAGAGCGAGCGCTCGCTTTTCTGAGTGGTTAACTTATGCTTCAAGTCATGCGATTCAATCTCAGCGAGATGAGATTAGCGAAAAAGATTTAGTTAAATTCTTACCTCAAGTTTTTAAAAACCTAGATCTCGACTACGCATTACTCTCTCTTGATTCTGATGAAGAAGAACATGAGGTCCCAAGCTTCCTTGTGAACTTAAACGAACTTGCTATGCAAGGAAAGCTAGATCCCGTTATCGGTCGAACAAAAGAGATTCGTGCTGTTATGGAAATTTTAGGGAGACGTTCGAAGAATAACCCCGTACTGGTTGGTCCTGCTGGGGTCGGGAAAACGGCCATTGTTGAAGGTCTTGCAGAGGCGATTGTCAAAGGAAATGTCCCCGATGTTTTAGAGGGCAAAGTTGTTTACACTCTCGATATGGGTTCTTTAATGGCGGGCACAAAGTTTCGTGGAGAGTTTGAAGAACGCCTTCAAAACCTTTTGAAATTTCTAAAAGCAAAGGCACAAGAGAGCATCCTCTTTATCGATGAAATGCATCAGCTTGTTGGTGCAGGTAAAACTGATGGTGCGATGGATGCTGCTAACTTGCTAAAACCGGCCCTTGCACGCGGTGAACTCAATTGTATTGGGGCGACAACTTATGATGAATATCAAAAATTTATTTTAGGTGATTCTGCTCTCGATCGTCGCTTTCGCCCTGTTCCTGTTAATGAACCGTCAAAAGAGGACTCTATTGAAATACTTATGGGTTTGAAGGAGAAACTAGAGATTCATCATGGGATTAAAATAGGTGAAGATGCTATCTATAATGCAGTTGTTTTATCTGACCAATATATCACAGATAAAAACTTACCTGATAAGGCCATTGATTTGGTTGATGAGGCCGCTTCGGCACTCAAACTATCGGCCGAGGCCATGCCTTCAAAATTAGTTGAACTCCAATCAGAGATTCGTCAGAAAAAAATCTATGCCCAAGTTGGCAAGCTTAAAGAAAGTGAATTGAAAGATATCGAAGTTCTCGAAGCTGATTTTAATAGCGAAAAAGAGAAATGGGAAAAAGAGGTCTATGCCCTGAAGCGTGTTAGTGATGTTAAGAATCAACTTGATAAATACCGTTTCGAATTAGAGCAGGCCGAAAGGAAAGGAGAGTTTGATAAGGCCGGAGAATTGAAGTATAGCGTGATACCCGAGCTCGAAAAAGAATTGAATGAGTGCTCTCACGATTGGGTTTTAAATAAAGTTAATATCGCTCAAGTTATTTCAAGACAGCAGGGAATTCCTGTAGAAAAAATTCTTAAATCGAAACAGGAAAATATCCTTCGTCTTGGAGAGTTTTTGACTGAGCGTGTTTTTGGACAGGATGAGGCCTTAAACGAAATCCATGAGACCCTTATATCTGCTCACGCTGGATTAACTGATCCTACGCGACCACTCGGCTCTTTCTTACTTAAAGGTCCAAGCGGAGTGGGGAAAACAGAAACGGCCAAGGCGCTCACTCAATTTCTCTTTGATAGCGAAGCGAATCTTCTGCGATTTGACTTATCGGAGTATTCACAAAAGCATGATGTCGCAAAGCTCATTGGTGCTCCTGCCGGTTATATTGGGCACGATGACGGAGGTATTTTAACAGAAGCAGTGAGAAGAAAACCGTATTCAGTTATTCTCTTTGATGAAATTGAAAAGGCACATTTCGACTTTTCTGATATTTTGTTGCAAATTCTTGATGACGGTCGCTTAACAGATAACAAAGGAAGAACAATTGACTTTAAAAATACTATTATTCTTCTGACGACAAACTCTAAGAATATTGAGCACGATTTTAAACCTGAAGTCCTCGGTCGTCTTGATGCTGTTTTAGACTATCATGAATTGGACGAGTCGATCATGGAATCTCTTGTTCTAAAACAAGTTAAACTTCTTAATGAGAGGCTTTCTAGCAAAGAGGTTTCGATTGAATTAGATGAATGCTCTTTAAAAGAAATTGCACTAAAGGGGCACGATCCTCGATTTGGAGCAAGACCACTTCAAAGTGTATTTAATAAGCTTGTCACAAGACCTCTTTCTAAGCTTATTTTAAAAGATGAGTTAAAAAGTGGGAAGTACACTCTTTCTTGGTCTAAAAAAGATCAGTCCATTTCTATCCGTTAA
- a CDS encoding mechanosensitive ion channel family protein, producing MKIAMLIFNIIFFALITKDTLASDYPKATLESPRSSMNFFLKTMKGYKTGDKEAINLAIKALSKKGLDPQTKKTTLETKAKKLIQTIDKIEYVDVKTIPNEWPAAQWVYRKRNVTLGDEDYQVTITLNKEEDEKWRFSPETLSSIDYYEKALSGKNTAKDVVELNDFKTKFKKSMPVWTSNKNFLLLNGQWIALGVILFLCLLTDKLTRLFIANRVVLFLKSRGVAFSAKKQNRLTAPIGLMAFSGLWSILVRPLELEDQILSIFLRIGIVAFTLGAVITVHNIVDVICFYLEKKARESENKFDDILVPLIRKTAKFFVLGFGIIFIGNSLTIDMKSILAGMGIGGIAFALAAKDTISNLFGSFTVLIDRPFSIGDWVVINGNVEGTVEEVGLRSTRIRTFYDSLISLPNGTLTNVHIDNYGKRTYRRYSTKISLEYSTPVEKIESFCQGIRELILAHKWTRKDYFHVYFNDMNASSLDVLLYVFWQVPDWSAELQERHRLLLDIVRLAKELGVNFAFPTQTVHLFNEQKSNEERVYSIEEMERLAKEKAHQLSVNQLTSTHEQSGQNKNYQRGL from the coding sequence ATGAAGATCGCTATGCTCATTTTTAATATCATTTTCTTTGCTCTTATTACTAAAGATACCCTAGCAAGTGACTATCCGAAGGCAACGTTAGAATCACCCCGCAGTAGTATGAACTTTTTTCTAAAGACGATGAAAGGCTACAAGACGGGCGACAAAGAAGCGATTAATCTGGCAATCAAGGCCCTTTCTAAAAAGGGGCTCGATCCTCAAACAAAAAAGACCACTTTAGAAACAAAAGCGAAAAAGCTTATTCAAACCATCGATAAAATTGAGTATGTTGACGTTAAAACAATCCCAAATGAATGGCCGGCCGCCCAGTGGGTTTATAGGAAAAGAAATGTCACACTTGGAGATGAAGATTACCAAGTGACGATTACTCTTAATAAAGAAGAAGATGAAAAGTGGAGATTTTCACCTGAAACGCTCTCATCGATTGATTACTATGAAAAAGCTCTTAGTGGAAAAAATACGGCAAAAGATGTTGTAGAACTTAACGATTTTAAAACAAAGTTTAAGAAGAGTATGCCGGTCTGGACATCAAACAAAAATTTCCTCCTTCTCAATGGCCAATGGATTGCACTTGGCGTAATTCTCTTTTTGTGTCTTTTAACAGACAAGTTAACAAGGCTATTTATCGCTAATCGAGTTGTTCTTTTTTTAAAGTCCCGTGGCGTTGCCTTTTCAGCAAAAAAGCAAAACCGCTTAACAGCTCCAATAGGACTCATGGCCTTCTCTGGCCTATGGAGCATACTTGTTCGCCCGCTCGAGCTTGAAGATCAAATACTGAGTATCTTTTTAAGAATTGGTATTGTCGCCTTTACATTGGGAGCAGTCATTACCGTTCACAATATCGTCGATGTTATTTGTTTTTATCTAGAGAAAAAAGCAAGAGAGAGTGAAAATAAGTTTGATGACATTCTTGTCCCCCTCATAAGAAAAACGGCTAAGTTTTTTGTTCTAGGCTTTGGAATCATCTTCATAGGAAATAGTCTAACAATTGATATGAAATCAATCCTAGCGGGGATGGGAATCGGAGGGATTGCCTTCGCCTTAGCCGCTAAAGATACGATCTCAAACCTCTTTGGATCATTCACAGTCCTTATTGATAGACCTTTTAGTATTGGCGATTGGGTTGTGATTAATGGCAATGTAGAGGGAACAGTAGAAGAAGTTGGACTTCGTTCAACCCGCATTCGAACTTTCTACGACTCTTTGATCTCTCTTCCTAACGGAACACTAACGAATGTCCATATCGACAATTATGGAAAGAGAACCTATCGCCGCTACAGTACGAAAATTTCACTTGAGTACTCGACTCCTGTAGAGAAAATAGAAAGTTTTTGTCAAGGAATTAGAGAATTGATACTGGCCCACAAGTGGACAAGAAAAGATTATTTTCACGTTTATTTCAACGATATGAACGCAAGTAGCCTCGATGTACTTCTCTATGTTTTCTGGCAAGTACCAGACTGGTCAGCAGAACTTCAAGAGAGACACCGTCTCTTGCTTGATATTGTTCGACTGGCAAAAGAGCTTGGAGTTAATTTTGCCTTTCCAACGCAAACAGTTCATTTGTTTAACGAACAAAAGTCAAATGAAGAGCGCGTGTACTCAATAGAAGAAATGGAAAGACTAGCTAAAGAAAAGGCCCATCAACTGAGCGTGAACCAATTAACTTCGACTCATGAACAAAGTGGCCAGAATAAGAATTATCAACGTGGACTTTGA
- a CDS encoding substrate-binding periplasmic protein, with product MAKVFLLFALFFFHVSSFCEENSVRLITGEYSPFTSAHLSENGLLTKVVIESFEAKGVEVKKVNFAPWKRASYETEQAMFDATFPYAKNRSREERFFYSDILHKGKLHFITVKEMEKDFQKEKNWKGKVICHPLGWNIEQVQEEVEKYQLLLTRTSDVETCFRLLAAKRVDLINLNITFAKYIIRNLYGDLDKFSFLKDKVKDDFVYLMVSKKNPRAKLIIDQFNEGLKKLKRNGRYRAILNESQSPR from the coding sequence ATGGCGAAAGTCTTTCTTTTGTTCGCCCTTTTCTTTTTCCATGTATCGAGCTTCTGTGAGGAGAACTCTGTCAGGCTTATTACTGGCGAATATTCTCCTTTTACGAGTGCTCATCTAAGTGAGAACGGACTCCTAACTAAGGTTGTTATTGAATCTTTTGAAGCGAAAGGGGTTGAGGTTAAAAAGGTCAACTTTGCTCCTTGGAAAAGAGCAAGTTATGAAACAGAACAGGCCATGTTTGATGCAACTTTTCCCTATGCTAAAAACCGCTCGAGAGAAGAGCGTTTTTTTTATTCCGATATACTACACAAAGGTAAGTTGCACTTTATTACTGTGAAGGAAATGGAGAAGGATTTTCAAAAAGAGAAAAATTGGAAAGGTAAAGTAATCTGTCATCCTCTCGGTTGGAATATTGAACAAGTACAAGAAGAAGTTGAGAAGTACCAGCTCTTATTGACGAGAACCTCAGATGTTGAAACGTGCTTTAGGCTTTTGGCCGCAAAGAGGGTTGATCTTATCAATCTTAATATTACATTTGCAAAATATATTATTCGAAATCTCTATGGTGATTTGGATAAATTTTCTTTTTTAAAGGATAAAGTTAAAGATGATTTCGTTTACTTAATGGTTTCAAAGAAAAATCCGCGAGCAAAACTGATTATCGATCAATTTAACGAAGGTCTTAAAAAGTTAAAAAGAAATGGCCGCTATCGGGCCATTCTCAATGAATCTCAAAGTCCACGTTGA
- a CDS encoding DUF7844 domain-containing protein, whose product MLRIQQLIFLCLCFVFGAQSSFAFVTKSDLLKDAVDDILKVMPESMQRTISKSSLRIELSTLNQRALNTPCDNLPYNYGYYEGNTILIDRALFESSIEESEDSEDFSCKHKTFEKTLKATLIHELFHYYDLRKAKSVRLENNPTLLSLGFWNKKGKKNFNHFAKRSMDRYEYENRREFAAVNFEYFILDSSYKCRRPNLYRFFRDHFNFNPSNVSCEKSVYQVSMTDTRSNEIVEIDKSKVREIHYLFASEGSAIYSRFGHAMFKILLCDPSVDLDTCRRRGKSVVLGFLAENVNVKLNLYKGIFGKYQSRLLVSDLVSMKMQYNREEFRNLESYPLQFNKVQRDRFIDHFVRIYWEYAGKYYFFTNNCADEAFRLLQVAFNYKWMYEKNVLSPKSILKYLKKKNLVDSSVLEDRSYARKHGLFYPSFLEPLSKSYKYVYNRYPRYFKVKKTRRTGGEKSREMTYYDRLKTVDEYLELSLEQRKEVLSNLIEANPSRKVLLSMLPVEMQAHHLESNRILEEIQKETSINLLDESSADIFQEIVRLKNIILFETGVGQSGYGILQSNDSDEQLSDDQVPEVVLEAEARLVELNETMKDIFTDLFEERYTRLEESKSLSATIKEALTSAH is encoded by the coding sequence ATGCTTAGAATTCAGCAACTCATTTTTCTCTGTCTCTGTTTTGTCTTTGGAGCTCAAAGTAGCTTTGCCTTTGTAACAAAATCAGATTTATTGAAAGATGCAGTCGATGATATTTTGAAAGTTATGCCCGAATCCATGCAAAGGACGATCTCAAAAAGCTCTCTTCGCATCGAACTTAGCACGCTCAACCAACGTGCACTAAATACTCCTTGTGATAATCTTCCTTATAATTATGGGTACTATGAAGGAAATACGATTTTAATCGATCGTGCTCTTTTTGAAAGCTCTATAGAGGAAAGTGAGGATAGTGAAGACTTTTCTTGTAAACACAAAACTTTTGAAAAGACTTTAAAGGCCACTCTTATTCACGAGCTCTTTCATTACTATGATTTAAGAAAGGCCAAGAGTGTTCGTTTAGAGAATAATCCAACTCTTCTTTCTCTTGGTTTTTGGAATAAGAAGGGAAAAAAGAACTTCAATCACTTTGCTAAGCGCTCTATGGATCGCTACGAATATGAAAATAGAAGAGAGTTCGCAGCTGTGAATTTTGAGTACTTTATCCTGGATTCCTCATATAAGTGTCGAAGGCCTAATCTCTATCGCTTTTTTCGTGACCACTTCAATTTTAATCCATCAAATGTTTCCTGTGAAAAATCTGTTTATCAAGTTTCAATGACCGATACTCGATCTAATGAAATCGTCGAAATCGACAAGTCAAAAGTTCGAGAGATTCACTACCTCTTTGCAAGTGAGGGAAGTGCTATTTATAGCCGCTTTGGACATGCGATGTTTAAAATTCTTCTATGTGATCCCTCTGTTGATCTCGATACTTGTAGAAGAAGAGGAAAGAGTGTTGTTCTTGGATTCCTTGCCGAAAACGTTAATGTAAAACTAAATCTCTATAAAGGAATTTTTGGAAAGTACCAATCGAGACTTCTCGTTAGTGACCTTGTTAGCATGAAGATGCAATATAATAGGGAAGAGTTTAGAAATTTAGAAAGTTACCCTCTCCAATTTAACAAAGTGCAACGCGACCGTTTCATTGATCACTTTGTTCGTATTTATTGGGAATATGCAGGGAAGTATTACTTCTTCACTAATAATTGTGCAGATGAAGCCTTTCGGCTTCTTCAAGTTGCCTTCAACTATAAGTGGATGTATGAGAAAAATGTTTTAAGTCCAAAATCAATTCTCAAGTATTTAAAAAAGAAAAATCTTGTTGATTCAAGTGTTTTAGAAGATAGAAGTTATGCAAGAAAGCATGGTCTTTTTTATCCAAGCTTTCTTGAACCACTCTCTAAAAGCTACAAGTATGTTTATAATCGCTATCCACGTTACTTCAAAGTTAAAAAGACAAGACGAACTGGTGGAGAGAAGTCACGAGAGATGACTTATTATGATCGTTTGAAAACTGTCGACGAATACTTAGAGCTCTCATTAGAGCAGAGAAAAGAAGTTCTCTCTAATCTTATAGAGGCAAATCCTTCGAGAAAAGTTCTTCTTAGTATGCTTCCCGTTGAAATGCAGGCCCACCACTTAGAGTCCAATAGGATTTTAGAAGAAATTCAAAAAGAAACCTCAATCAATTTATTGGATGAGTCTTCAGCTGATATTTTTCAGGAAATCGTTCGTCTTAAAAATATTATCCTCTTTGAAACAGGTGTGGGGCAAAGTGGTTATGGAATCCTTCAAAGTAATGATTCTGATGAGCAATTATCTGATGATCAAGTTCCGGAAGTTGTTCTCGAGGCCGAGGCTCGATTAGTTGAATTAAATGAAACAATGAAAGATATTTTTACAGATTTATTTGAAGAAAGATATACGAGATTAGAGGAATCTAAATCTTTAAGCGCAACTATTAAAGAGGCACTAACAAGTGCACATTAA
- the hemB gene encoding porphobilinogen synthase, whose product MMYRPRRNRKSEAIRSLVRENLVTPNDLIAPLFIMEGSNQRLEIESMPGYARLTRDLIVKEAKALYELGIPCVSLFPAIDERKKDSMASEAMNPDGLLQMTIRDIKNALPDMLVMTDVAMDPYSSDGHDGIVCPQTGIIKNDETLEILANMSINQAQAGSDIVGPSDMMDGRVAYIRDALDDNGHSDVAIMSYTAKYASSFYGPFRDALDSAPKAGDKKTYQMDFSNSREAIRETALDESEGADILMVKPGISYLDIIKEMSQTTTLPIAAYNVSGEYSMVKAASERGWLDGEAIMVEMLTSFKRAGCDMILTYFAKEMATLIQKQ is encoded by the coding sequence ATGATGTATCGTCCAAGAAGAAATCGTAAGAGTGAAGCGATTCGTTCACTGGTAAGAGAAAACCTTGTTACACCTAATGATCTCATTGCCCCTTTATTTATTATGGAAGGCTCTAATCAACGTCTAGAAATTGAGTCAATGCCTGGTTATGCAAGGCTCACAAGAGATCTCATTGTTAAAGAGGCCAAGGCCCTCTATGAGCTGGGGATTCCATGTGTTTCTCTTTTTCCAGCTATTGATGAGCGTAAAAAAGATAGTATGGCCAGTGAGGCCATGAATCCAGATGGTCTTCTGCAGATGACTATTCGTGATATTAAGAATGCTCTTCCGGATATGCTTGTTATGACAGATGTGGCCATGGATCCATACTCAAGTGATGGACACGATGGAATTGTTTGTCCTCAAACGGGAATTATTAAAAACGATGAAACTCTAGAGATCCTTGCCAATATGAGTATCAATCAAGCTCAGGCCGGTTCTGATATTGTTGGTCCAAGTGATATGATGGATGGTCGAGTGGCCTATATTCGTGATGCACTAGATGACAATGGTCATAGCGATGTTGCGATTATGAGTTATACAGCTAAGTATGCTTCAAGTTTTTATGGACCTTTTCGTGATGCACTTGATAGTGCACCTAAGGCCGGAGATAAGAAGACTTATCAAATGGATTTTTCAAATTCTCGTGAGGCCATTAGAGAAACTGCTCTTGATGAATCTGAGGGGGCGGACATTCTTATGGTCAAGCCTGGGATTAGTTATTTAGATATCATCAAAGAAATGTCTCAGACAACGACTCTTCCAATTGCTGCTTATAATGTTTCAGGTGAGTACTCAATGGTTAAGGCCGCCAGTGAAAGAGGTTGGCTAGATGGTGAAGCGATCATGGTTGAAATGCTTACAAGCTTTAAGCGCGCCGGTTGTGACATGATTCTCACATACTTTGCTAAAGAAATGGCAACCCTTATTCAAAAACAATAA
- a CDS encoding SufE family protein, whose amino-acid sequence MDINQRVENLISDFSKFDDWEDRYKYIIGLGKELAPMDEELKNEANKVKGCQSQVWLFAELNEGKITFSADSDAAIVKGIVSILVQVYSNSTPEEVLQTKPDFLDTIGLRQHLSMSRANGLSSMVKQISMYALAFQTKIKMGMA is encoded by the coding sequence ATGGATATCAATCAGCGCGTCGAGAACTTAATCAGTGATTTTTCTAAATTTGATGATTGGGAAGATCGCTATAAATATATTATTGGTCTTGGTAAAGAGCTCGCTCCTATGGATGAAGAGCTTAAAAACGAAGCAAATAAAGTTAAAGGTTGCCAATCGCAAGTTTGGCTTTTCGCAGAATTAAATGAGGGAAAAATTACTTTCTCGGCCGACAGTGATGCGGCCATTGTAAAGGGGATTGTTTCAATTCTCGTTCAAGTGTACTCGAATTCAACACCTGAAGAAGTGCTACAAACAAAGCCTGATTTTCTCGATACGATTGGACTTCGCCAGCACCTTTCTATGAGTCGTGCCAATGGACTCTCGAGCATGGTTAAACAAATTTCTATGTATGCTTTGGCCTTTCAAACAAAAATTAAAATGGGGATGGCGTAA
- a CDS encoding CpaF family protein — MSGVFQDAIRSLLSPISDLLDDEGVSEVMINGPHEIFVEKKGLVFKVENQFSSEDALVSAMRAIAQSVHRVIDEENPRLDARLPDGSRIHVVLPPMAKNGTTVAIRKFSKEKLTLKDLINFGSLSDAGARFLDMCVYLGKNVLVSGGTGSGKTTMLNVLGGRIPKTQRLIIIEDAAELQVKAEHVVNFETRKAEPNSGLTEVTIRDLVISAMRLRPDRIIVGEVRGDEALDLVQVMNTGHDGSMGTVHANTPLDACTRLETLCLMGDTKIPPDAVKKMIGSAMQIIVQCSRYHDGGRRTSHISEVLGVDSKGNYITRDIFRWMQTGKDPETGKYLGEMVPCNYVPSFFEDIVVNKLPFPKSMFIAPDWVNEIKKKAA; from the coding sequence ATGTCTGGTGTATTTCAAGATGCTATTCGCTCCCTCTTGTCGCCAATATCTGATCTATTGGATGATGAAGGGGTTTCAGAGGTTATGATTAACGGGCCTCATGAAATTTTTGTAGAAAAAAAAGGTTTGGTTTTTAAAGTAGAAAATCAATTTTCAAGTGAAGATGCCTTAGTCTCTGCAATGAGGGCCATCGCTCAATCTGTTCATCGTGTGATCGATGAAGAAAACCCACGACTTGATGCTAGACTTCCAGATGGATCAAGAATTCACGTTGTTCTACCACCAATGGCAAAAAACGGAACAACTGTAGCTATCCGTAAATTCTCAAAAGAAAAACTTACTCTTAAAGACCTCATCAACTTTGGCTCACTCTCTGATGCTGGAGCAAGGTTTTTAGACATGTGTGTTTATCTTGGAAAAAACGTTTTGGTTTCTGGGGGAACTGGGTCTGGAAAAACCACGATGCTCAACGTTCTTGGTGGGCGTATTCCAAAAACTCAAAGACTTATTATTATCGAAGATGCGGCCGAGCTTCAAGTGAAGGCCGAGCACGTTGTAAATTTTGAAACAAGAAAAGCAGAACCAAATAGTGGATTAACTGAAGTCACCATTCGTGATCTTGTTATTTCTGCCATGAGGCTTCGCCCTGATAGGATTATCGTTGGTGAGGTTCGTGGAGATGAGGCCCTAGACCTCGTTCAGGTAATGAACACTGGACACGACGGTTCAATGGGAACGGTACACGCCAATACTCCATTAGATGCATGCACGCGTTTAGAGACGCTCTGTCTTATGGGTGATACCAAGATTCCACCAGATGCTGTAAAGAAAATGATTGGCTCAGCAATGCAAATTATTGTTCAGTGTAGCCGCTATCATGATGGGGGAAGAAGAACATCCCATATCTCTGAAGTTCTTGGTGTTGATAGCAAAGGCAATTATATTACCCGCGATATCTTTCGCTGGATGCAAACGGGAAAAGATCCTGAGACTGGAAAGTATTTAGGGGAGATGGTTCCTTGTAATTATGTACCAAGCTTCTTTGAAGATATTGTCGTTAATAAACTACCTTTTCCAAAAAGTATGTTTATCGCCCCTGATTGGGTAAATGAGATTAAGAAGAAAGCTGCCTAG
- a CDS encoding cupredoxin domain-containing protein, protein MNHKMMSKFATITCCCLLSLSSFSLKQTRFKGKMNTVPQREVSIIVTDEGFYPNKFMAYAGERIDFFVTSTTERPSCFMVKNKELFMAAKKGKISEGSVFFTQPGLYHFYCPSMKNINGTITVIEHPDVIEKRKARDLASEKKVKVWIPEDE, encoded by the coding sequence ATGAATCATAAGATGATGTCAAAATTTGCTACCATTACCTGCTGCTGCCTACTAAGTCTTTCTTCATTCTCACTGAAGCAGACGCGATTTAAGGGCAAAATGAATACTGTTCCCCAAAGGGAAGTTTCAATCATTGTGACCGATGAGGGATTTTATCCCAATAAGTTCATGGCCTATGCTGGTGAGCGCATCGACTTTTTTGTCACTTCAACCACAGAGAGACCCAGTTGTTTTATGGTTAAGAACAAAGAGCTCTTTATGGCGGCTAAGAAAGGAAAAATCAGTGAGGGAAGTGTCTTTTTTACTCAGCCTGGACTCTATCACTTCTATTGTCCTTCCATGAAAAATATTAACGGTACAATCACTGTTATCGAACATCCCGATGTCATTGAAAAGAGGAAAGCACGTGATCTGGCCTCTGAAAAAAAGGTTAAGGTATGGATTCCAGAAGACGAATAG
- a CDS encoding CBS domain-containing protein → MNQLLDLLDHTIQEMGMSDPKYIQGSDSLEKAIKMMQEFKIGSALVIDEKVNLLGIITERDLLMKVMGKGVDLSDQVSNYMTANPKTVAANESLIVALSLMSREGFRHLPVVNLDKKPIGIISIRDIMSYFTNHLHDEL, encoded by the coding sequence ATGAACCAACTGTTAGATCTACTCGATCACACAATCCAAGAAATGGGTATGAGTGATCCTAAATATATTCAAGGAAGCGACAGTTTAGAGAAGGCCATAAAAATGATGCAAGAATTTAAAATTGGATCTGCTCTAGTTATTGATGAAAAAGTTAATCTTCTTGGAATAATTACCGAAAGAGATTTATTGATGAAGGTGATGGGGAAAGGAGTTGATCTCTCAGATCAGGTTAGTAACTACATGACTGCCAATCCAAAAACGGTAGCTGCTAATGAATCTCTTATTGTTGCACTCTCTCTAATGAGCCGAGAGGGGTTTCGCCACCTTCCTGTTGTGAATCTTGATAAAAAACCAATCGGGATCATAAGTATCCGCGATATCATGAGCTATTTTACAAATCATTTACACGATGAATTGTAA
- a CDS encoding response regulator: MNIMIVDDEKMITDSLVALLQDTGLFRKVVVANNGIEAKNKLQANHYDIIILDINMPKFDGLELVKHIRTETTRTPEIIMMSGQFTPENVQVAADFNIQYTLAKPFNAKKLLEKIEIVSSKIKRAA, from the coding sequence ATGAATATTATGATTGTTGATGATGAAAAGATGATTACAGATTCTCTCGTTGCTCTTTTACAGGATACGGGTCTCTTTCGAAAAGTTGTCGTTGCTAATAATGGTATCGAAGCAAAGAACAAACTACAGGCAAATCATTACGATATCATTATACTTGATATTAATATGCCCAAATTCGATGGGCTTGAACTCGTTAAGCACATTAGAACTGAAACAACGAGAACACCCGAAATCATCATGATGTCAGGACAGTTTACTCCTGAAAATGTTCAAGTCGCAGCTGACTTTAACATTCAGTACACTCTAGCAAAACCTTTTAATGCTAAAAAACTTTTAGAAAAAATAGAAATTGTAAGTTCGAAAATTAAAAGAGCTGCTTAA